Proteins encoded within one genomic window of Companilactobacillus zhachilii:
- a CDS encoding helix-turn-helix domain-containing protein, which yields MENNVGGNIARERHNQKMTQEQLAEFSDLTINYLSKIERGTTKRLSANTLSRISKALGVTMDSLMYGEDIKTSEKFGPNLRQLTKFLNDLEPEQSEQLSKRLLEVIKLSQKTNN from the coding sequence ATGGAAAATAATGTAGGTGGCAATATTGCTCGTGAACGTCATAATCAAAAGATGACGCAAGAACAACTTGCAGAATTTAGTGATCTGACGATTAACTATTTATCCAAAATTGAACGTGGCACTACTAAACGTCTGAGCGCAAATACGCTTAGTAGGATTTCAAAAGCTCTTGGGGTAACAATGGATTCATTGATGTATGGTGAGGATATTAAAACTTCAGAGAAATTTGGACCCAATCTAAGACAATTGACTAAATTCTTAAATGATCTTGAACCTGAACAAAGCGAACAACTTAGTAAGCGATTATTAGAAGTTATTAAGTTGAGCCAGAAAACAAATAACTAA
- a CDS encoding HAD family hydrolase → MQKLHDKKFVFFDMDGLLIDTEGMYYQSRKEILAKYGFPFTKEENMHYIAKGFEDTNLRLQKLTGDKKLGKVIFEESMQRYHDKVLAGHLDLKPGAVELLKYLQAKDIDRYVTSSATQDIIKINAEHAGIKDYFTDFISGDDVPNNKPAPDIYLHALKVTNANPDEAVIFEDAESGIEAAESAGIDVVVVPDLVQPRAELTNKAIAVLNNLNEAIELF, encoded by the coding sequence ATGCAAAAACTACATGACAAAAAATTCGTATTTTTCGATATGGATGGTTTATTGATTGACACAGAAGGTATGTATTACCAATCACGCAAGGAAATATTAGCCAAATATGGTTTTCCATTTACCAAAGAAGAAAATATGCATTACATTGCCAAAGGTTTTGAAGATACTAACCTTCGACTTCAAAAACTGACTGGCGATAAAAAACTAGGCAAAGTGATTTTTGAAGAATCAATGCAACGCTACCATGACAAAGTTTTAGCAGGACACTTAGATTTAAAGCCCGGCGCTGTTGAACTACTAAAATATCTACAAGCAAAGGATATTGACCGTTACGTTACCTCTTCAGCAACTCAAGATATTATCAAAATTAACGCTGAACATGCCGGAATTAAGGACTACTTCACTGATTTTATTAGCGGCGACGATGTTCCAAATAACAAACCAGCACCTGATATTTATTTGCATGCATTAAAAGTAACCAATGCCAATCCTGACGAAGCTGTTATTTTTGAAGACGCCGAAAGTGGCATTGAAGCCGCAGAGAGTGCTGGTATCGATGTAGTGGTAGTACCCGATTTAGTTCAACCACGAGCTGAATTGACTAACAAGGCAATAGCCGTTTTAAATAATTTAAACGAAGCAATAGAGCTATTTTAA
- a CDS encoding Lreu_0056 family protein, translating to MKIRKWHLATVFVATALILTGCSSQNQSAKKSSSSKPTTSVVSHKSKKTNKTQVNNKQATVLWDSSKDNQLKVFIDQWGPTMKQAYVKYDGSNSLKTSTGTIYPDDLSKVTVEGANASIGWSKDGKGTNEYNVVAIYNYNGTVPPLPNHITYFFAFHNNQPIVLVDQSRDGTPNLVETGNNDLKSGFNDIVAGKKAAVNSNTEASNNKQLSQLVTDPKMVGVMVYQMHGAQISSDVAKLLSVYTANGRYWIGTGTSLSNVGYTISGETVTYYTPHYNDDTEKDDWIPHNISLRDLENQYYSSNDQKQNVQAIAGQMPSIDNMDD from the coding sequence ATGAAAATTAGGAAATGGCATTTGGCCACTGTATTTGTGGCGACTGCCCTGATTTTGACAGGTTGTAGTAGTCAGAATCAGAGTGCAAAAAAGTCTTCTAGCTCGAAGCCAACTACATCAGTAGTTAGTCATAAGAGTAAGAAGACTAATAAAACTCAAGTAAATAATAAGCAAGCAACTGTTTTATGGGATAGCTCCAAAGATAATCAATTAAAAGTTTTTATAGATCAATGGGGACCAACAATGAAGCAAGCGTATGTTAAATATGATGGTTCTAATTCTTTAAAGACATCAACGGGAACAATTTATCCAGATGATTTATCAAAAGTAACTGTTGAAGGCGCCAATGCATCGATTGGTTGGAGCAAAGATGGTAAAGGTACGAATGAATATAACGTCGTTGCGATTTATAACTATAACGGAACCGTACCACCATTGCCCAATCATATTACGTATTTCTTTGCTTTCCATAATAATCAACCAATCGTATTAGTTGATCAAAGTCGCGACGGTACTCCTAACTTAGTTGAAACTGGTAATAATGATTTGAAATCTGGATTCAATGATATTGTTGCGGGTAAGAAAGCTGCTGTTAATTCCAATACAGAAGCTTCGAACAATAAACAATTATCACAATTAGTCACTGATCCGAAGATGGTTGGCGTTATGGTTTATCAAATGCACGGTGCTCAAATATCTTCTGATGTTGCTAAGTTATTAAGTGTCTATACGGCAAACGGAAGATATTGGATTGGAACTGGTACGTCATTATCTAATGTTGGCTATACAATCAGTGGCGAAACGGTCACTTACTATACGCCACATTATAATGACGATACAGAAAAGGATGACTGGATACCACATAATATCAGTTTAAGAGATTTAGAGAATCAATATTATTCAAGTAATGATCAAAAACAAAATGTTCAAGCAATTGCTGGTCAAATGCCATCAATTGACAATATGGACGATTAA
- a CDS encoding tetratricopeptide repeat protein → MSQEGFEQAEKLREQGIEKANKGDIAGAISLFNDGITLAPYDDKLYYFRALTRLLNFNSHNAYLVSDATYSMDDFFVYTLLQWMGYLQGANDESADEFYKFIRYYLISVSECFRIVNPESLVENEPDFDELMRRDLLVKRGIHIAVDEQEIKKLDVENIDGLLNYMVKIVTKDFDDYLNSGIREDVRYFYVTINKSRELFLDFLNFFVPRYKASQRMGQRVSNQPSEVKAIMKNGDKYYQNEDFKNALDIYQKVLAYDSKNEEALVKQGLCFYILNQIIDARNSFEAALKVNPNNAVVQGYLKLCY, encoded by the coding sequence ATGAGTCAAGAAGGTTTTGAACAAGCTGAAAAGCTCAGAGAACAGGGAATAGAAAAAGCAAATAAGGGTGATATAGCTGGTGCGATTAGTTTATTTAATGATGGAATAACGTTGGCTCCTTACGATGATAAATTATATTATTTTAGAGCATTAACTCGCTTATTAAATTTTAATAGTCATAATGCATATTTAGTTTCTGACGCCACTTATTCTATGGATGACTTTTTTGTATATACTTTGCTTCAGTGGATGGGATATCTTCAAGGAGCTAACGATGAATCAGCTGATGAGTTTTATAAGTTTATAAGATACTATTTAATTTCAGTTAGTGAATGTTTCAGAATAGTTAATCCAGAATCTTTAGTTGAAAATGAACCGGATTTTGATGAATTAATGAGAAGAGACCTTTTGGTCAAAAGAGGTATCCACATTGCAGTTGATGAACAGGAAATCAAAAAGTTAGACGTTGAAAATATTGATGGTTTATTAAATTATATGGTGAAAATTGTAACCAAAGATTTCGATGATTATCTTAATTCAGGAATTAGAGAGGATGTTAGATACTTTTATGTGACTATAAACAAATCAAGAGAACTTTTTTTGGATTTTCTTAATTTCTTTGTGCCTAGATATAAAGCATCTCAACGAATGGGTCAGAGGGTAAGCAATCAACCTTCTGAAGTCAAAGCAATTATGAAAAATGGAGATAAATATTATCAGAATGAGGATTTCAAAAATGCGTTAGACATATATCAAAAAGTCCTGGCATATGATAGTAAAAATGAAGAGGCATTAGTAAAACAAGGGTTATGTTTCTATATACTTAATCAAATTATTGATGCACGTAATTCCTTTGAAGCAGCACTGAAAGTGAATCCTAATAATGCAGTGGTTCAAGGCTATCTTAAACTTTGCTACTAA
- a CDS encoding SLAP domain-containing protein encodes MKFTSKSVTIVAALLMATTGAITTLSSNSTQVNAATVATVKAGVTAQLYNSNGAWVTNRALAPNTKWRVGTITNIAGETMYQVATNEYLKASDSTLTGQPQQPATTSLVATVGNSDAPMYFTATKGDPAHYTTLPAHSAWRVGRVVTNGKDTYYEVSTGDFIKATDSTLNMPANNLETYQGFQPYLGMK; translated from the coding sequence ATGAAATTTACATCAAAATCAGTAACTATAGTAGCAGCACTATTAATGGCAACAACAGGAGCAATCACAACATTATCAAGCAATAGTACACAAGTAAATGCCGCCACAGTCGCAACAGTTAAAGCTGGCGTTACAGCACAACTTTACAATTCAAACGGTGCTTGGGTTACAAACCGTGCTTTAGCTCCTAATACAAAATGGCGCGTTGGTACAATCACTAACATTGCCGGTGAAACAATGTATCAAGTTGCCACAAATGAATATTTGAAAGCATCAGATTCAACTCTTACCGGTCAACCACAACAACCAGCTACAACAAGTCTAGTAGCAACTGTTGGTAATAGTGATGCTCCAATGTACTTCACGGCTACAAAAGGTGACCCAGCACACTACACAACATTACCAGCTCATTCAGCATGGAGAGTCGGACGTGTTGTTACAAATGGTAAGGATACTTATTACGAAGTTTCAACAGGTGATTTCATTAAGGCCACAGATTCAACTTTAAACATGCCTGCCAATAATCTTGAAACTTACCAAGGTTTCCAACCATATCTAGGAATGAAATAA
- a CDS encoding PrsW family glutamic-type intramembrane protease, which yields MAEEEGTVFCTNCGAENNTKSKFCVKCGQSLVKVSDDGMETKAEQPKSSQAAGSIFDSATSRLNQWTGGTGAVKVSWKDFFSEVFKSHTEEEAEDIFVAGTKKTTPTLMEISNEKVQPWLFSRILIVIIAAGILLSVMTNLNQNMIGDQVAVDVITCIAVPMAALVLFFEINIYKNISFYKIGKIMLLGGILSLVLTVIIDNIVGGSGLNFVGATLTGIIEELSKLLIAAYFIQKLKINRIFNGLLIGAAVGTGFAAFENIQYMFLDGQLASMSFALYRTATSIGTHTEWCAISAAALVIVKGSQKLTTNMFVNTRFLKFFVLVAAIHMLWDWDALGNFGQIRMIILILVTWITIFVMIHAGLREVKALQLSVKNDSEVTERG from the coding sequence TTGGCGGAAGAAGAGGGAACGGTCTTTTGTACCAACTGTGGTGCAGAGAATAATACTAAATCAAAGTTTTGTGTTAAATGCGGTCAATCGTTAGTCAAAGTTAGTGACGACGGCATGGAAACAAAGGCGGAGCAACCAAAGTCATCACAAGCAGCAGGTTCGATTTTTGATTCAGCAACATCTCGTCTTAATCAGTGGACTGGTGGTACAGGTGCTGTCAAAGTTAGTTGGAAAGATTTCTTTAGTGAGGTTTTTAAATCACACACTGAAGAAGAAGCAGAAGATATTTTTGTTGCTGGAACTAAGAAGACAACACCAACATTAATGGAAATATCGAATGAGAAAGTTCAACCATGGCTTTTTTCGAGAATCTTAATTGTCATTATCGCTGCTGGAATTTTATTGTCAGTTATGACTAATTTGAATCAAAATATGATTGGGGACCAAGTTGCAGTTGATGTAATAACTTGTATTGCTGTGCCAATGGCAGCGCTAGTATTATTTTTCGAAATTAATATTTATAAGAATATTAGTTTCTATAAAATCGGAAAGATAATGTTATTAGGTGGGATTCTATCACTTGTTTTGACAGTAATTATAGATAATATTGTTGGCGGCAGTGGGTTGAACTTTGTTGGTGCAACGTTAACAGGAATAATTGAGGAATTATCTAAATTATTAATTGCGGCATATTTTATTCAAAAACTAAAAATTAATCGAATTTTTAATGGATTATTAATTGGCGCTGCCGTCGGCACCGGCTTTGCAGCATTTGAAAATATTCAATATATGTTTTTGGATGGGCAATTAGCATCTATGTCTTTTGCCTTGTATCGGACGGCAACATCTATTGGTACACATACGGAATGGTGTGCTATATCGGCAGCTGCCTTGGTTATTGTAAAAGGATCACAAAAATTAACGACTAATATGTTTGTTAACACTCGATTCTTAAAATTCTTTGTTCTGGTTGCGGCAATTCATATGCTTTGGGATTGGGATGCGTTAGGTAATTTTGGTCAAATAAGAATGATAATTTTAATATTAGTTACTTGGATTACCATTTTCGTCATGATTCATGCAGGTTTGCGTGAGGTTAAAGCACTCCAACTTTCAGTTAAAAATGATTCAGAGGTAACTGAAAGGGGGTGA
- a CDS encoding zinc ribbon domain-containing protein — protein MRCSNCGAEIPADAEFCPECGHKAGVPVQENKTVSEMKDKVTPYLTKKNIFRTLLVVIVGLVVFAGYRLLYYPSLVKNEIAKTEFATANFNVKVNVLNKTITLTASEPEVYSLVAASTDNGFLTSPIGAEESMDKMAKDLPGNWTIQLIQTTHANSPRVMWQYSDGHESIRYQNSNEYRRAKQAYIEASEKEDATNSEIKSAVIGAAAGGLIGAALR, from the coding sequence ATGCGTTGTAGTAATTGTGGGGCCGAAATTCCAGCAGATGCAGAATTTTGTCCCGAGTGTGGACACAAAGCTGGTGTGCCAGTTCAAGAAAATAAAACAGTTTCAGAAATGAAAGACAAAGTTACACCTTATTTGACGAAGAAAAATATTTTTCGAACACTCTTAGTTGTCATCGTAGGATTGGTGGTCTTTGCAGGCTACCGATTATTGTACTATCCAAGTCTTGTTAAAAATGAAATTGCTAAAACTGAGTTTGCGACTGCCAATTTTAATGTGAAAGTTAATGTTTTGAATAAAACTATTACGTTGACAGCTAGTGAGCCAGAAGTTTACAGCTTAGTCGCTGCTTCAACAGACAATGGCTTTTTAACCAGTCCAATTGGTGCCGAAGAATCAATGGATAAGATGGCTAAAGATTTGCCTGGCAATTGGACGATTCAACTCATTCAAACTACTCACGCCAACTCACCACGAGTTATGTGGCAATATTCTGACGGGCACGAGAGCATTCGTTATCAAAATTCCAATGAATATCGACGGGCTAAACAGGCGTATATCGAGGCGTCAGAAAAAGAAGATGCCACTAATAGTGAAATTAAATCAGCTGTGATTGGGGCAGCAGCGGGTGGCTTAATTGGCGCCGCATTAAGGTAG
- a CDS encoding zinc-ribbon domain-containing protein, which translates to MFCPKCGYKVEKGLKFCPKCGQDLRLKESKSESVTPEHTSIIKKYRHNKKVLATIAAVIVVLIGYFAIYAPMTVKSVLQREEFTTKNDYKVSVNPLTKTIVLNAGEHRVYDIERGLNSTHFDTSYLAIEYHLASAAKSISKKTIGSWKIQLTQTEYKDTDRLLWQFTGLKETHRYQNTTECRKNHQQYLQAEADQAEQDQKNSDAAGIAGGLLGGALGMMF; encoded by the coding sequence ATGTTTTGTCCAAAATGTGGTTATAAAGTAGAAAAGGGTCTGAAGTTTTGTCCAAAGTGCGGTCAAGATTTGCGATTGAAAGAGTCGAAATCTGAGAGTGTAACACCTGAACATACTTCAATAATAAAAAAATATCGTCATAACAAAAAGGTGCTGGCAACTATTGCAGCAGTTATCGTGGTGCTTATCGGATATTTCGCCATTTATGCACCGATGACCGTCAAATCGGTTCTTCAAAGAGAAGAATTCACCACGAAAAATGATTATAAAGTTTCGGTAAATCCACTGACGAAGACAATAGTGCTAAATGCTGGAGAGCACCGTGTTTATGATATCGAACGGGGCTTAAATAGCACTCATTTCGATACGAGTTATTTAGCGATTGAATATCATCTAGCTAGTGCTGCTAAATCAATTTCTAAAAAAACCATTGGTTCTTGGAAAATTCAGTTAACACAAACTGAGTATAAGGATACTGATCGTTTACTTTGGCAATTTACTGGCCTAAAGGAAACTCATCGTTATCAAAATACAACGGAATGTCGTAAAAATCACCAGCAATATCTCCAAGCCGAAGCAGATCAAGCTGAACAAGATCAAAAGAATAGTGATGCAGCAGGTATTGCCGGAGGACTCCTTGGTGGAGCTTTAGGAATGATGTTTTAG
- a CDS encoding glycogen/starch/alpha-glucan phosphorylase: MELKEAQFTKDFINEIRATYAVDLKDTSPMEQYMALGHLIKRYNGESWTDTSRSYRKNDVKQVYYFSIEFLPGRLLQSNLLNLGITDVVKKGLKNLGLNFDKIVQAEPDPGLGNGGLGRLAACYMDSMASIGMAGNGNGIRYRYGLFKQVFMNGYQVELPDDWLRNGNAWEVRRENRACLVRFGGHVWLQEQPDGSLKPVYDHTDDVLAVPYDTGIIGYHNVVTNTLRLWSAELPPNEEQTYYSQEQRDNIDEITKVLYPDDSNAEGRSLRLRQEYFFSSAGVQSIVRHYAANHTSFKHFPQKVAIHINDTHPTLVIPELMRILLDEYNCSWDLAWQITTSTMSYTNHTIMQEALETWPIGMFQGLLPRIYQIVEEIDRRYRAEKTPVFGQNIVDRTAPLGHGQVRMAYLAVIGSHSVNGVAPLHTELLKKDVLTDLYRIYPEKFNNKTNGIADRRWLEIANQPLTKLIDSKIGKKWHANPKLLQELSAYESDEKFLQQLAEVKKINKRRLADYVQSEMGITIRTDAIFDVQIKRLHAYKRQVLHMLEIIREYLDIKRHPEQSFIPHVHIFGAKAAPSYHYAKSVIKVINALADLVNNDPDIGDKLKVVFIPNYGVSLGELIIPAADISEQISTASKEASGTSNMKLMTNGALSLATMDGANIDIVRAAGKQNEYIFGLTANDVYGYYRRNDYCAKSVYENNPELQRVVNALITNMIPGITTEGHEIYDSLLKYNDEYFVLADYAEYVKQQEKIAQDFQDTMTWQRKSLANIAASGTFSADYSVARYAEDIWQVPYNRILK; the protein is encoded by the coding sequence ATGGAATTGAAAGAAGCTCAGTTTACAAAAGATTTTATTAATGAAATCAGAGCGACCTATGCTGTTGATTTGAAGGATACTTCACCGATGGAACAGTATATGGCTTTGGGACATTTGATCAAGCGTTATAACGGGGAAAGTTGGACTGATACATCACGTAGCTATCGTAAAAATGATGTCAAACAAGTGTATTATTTTTCGATTGAATTTTTGCCAGGACGATTGTTGCAGTCGAACTTGTTGAACTTGGGCATTACTGATGTGGTGAAGAAAGGTCTAAAAAACTTGGGCTTAAATTTCGACAAAATCGTTCAAGCAGAACCAGATCCCGGATTAGGTAATGGTGGTTTGGGACGTTTGGCGGCTTGTTATATGGATTCGATGGCAAGTATTGGTATGGCTGGTAATGGTAACGGAATTCGTTATCGTTATGGATTATTCAAACAAGTTTTCATGAATGGCTATCAAGTTGAGCTGCCAGATGATTGGCTTAGAAATGGTAATGCTTGGGAAGTAAGACGAGAGAATCGGGCTTGTTTGGTTCGCTTTGGTGGTCACGTCTGGTTACAAGAACAACCGGATGGCAGTTTAAAACCAGTTTATGATCATACTGATGATGTTCTGGCTGTTCCTTATGACACTGGGATTATTGGTTATCATAATGTCGTTACGAATACGTTAAGATTGTGGTCGGCTGAATTGCCACCTAATGAAGAACAAACGTATTATTCACAAGAACAGCGCGATAATATCGATGAAATTACTAAGGTACTTTATCCCGATGATAGTAATGCTGAAGGCCGGTCGTTGCGTCTGCGGCAAGAGTATTTCTTCTCATCGGCAGGCGTTCAAAGTATTGTTCGCCACTATGCTGCCAATCACACTAGTTTCAAACATTTTCCTCAAAAAGTCGCGATTCATATAAATGACACACATCCCACTTTAGTTATTCCTGAATTAATGCGTATCTTGTTGGATGAATATAACTGCTCGTGGGATTTAGCTTGGCAAATTACGACCTCAACTATGAGTTATACCAATCACACGATTATGCAAGAAGCACTCGAAACTTGGCCAATTGGAATGTTTCAAGGACTATTGCCACGAATTTATCAAATTGTTGAAGAAATTGATCGACGTTATCGAGCTGAGAAGACGCCGGTTTTTGGACAAAATATTGTCGATCGAACCGCTCCTTTAGGTCATGGACAAGTTCGAATGGCTTACTTAGCAGTCATTGGTAGTCACAGTGTTAATGGGGTGGCGCCTTTACATACCGAATTGTTGAAAAAAGATGTTTTGACTGATCTGTATCGGATTTACCCTGAAAAATTTAACAACAAAACGAATGGGATTGCTGATCGACGGTGGCTTGAGATTGCTAATCAACCATTGACTAAGCTGATTGATAGTAAAATTGGCAAAAAATGGCATGCCAATCCGAAGTTGTTACAAGAATTGTCAGCTTATGAAAGTGATGAAAAATTTTTGCAGCAACTGGCTGAAGTTAAGAAAATTAATAAACGTCGTTTAGCTGATTATGTTCAGTCGGAAATGGGAATCACGATTCGAACCGATGCCATTTTCGATGTGCAAATTAAACGTCTGCATGCCTATAAACGTCAAGTTTTACATATGTTGGAAATTATTCGTGAGTATTTGGATATCAAACGGCATCCAGAACAAAGCTTTATTCCGCATGTTCATATTTTCGGAGCTAAAGCGGCGCCGAGCTATCACTATGCTAAGTCAGTTATCAAAGTTATCAATGCTTTAGCTGATTTAGTTAATAATGACCCTGATATAGGTGACAAGTTGAAGGTTGTCTTCATTCCAAATTACGGAGTTTCACTTGGAGAACTAATTATTCCTGCTGCTGATATTAGTGAGCAAATTTCGACAGCATCTAAAGAGGCATCTGGGACAAGCAATATGAAGTTAATGACTAACGGAGCTTTATCTTTAGCAACAATGGATGGTGCCAATATTGATATCGTGCGGGCTGCCGGTAAGCAAAATGAGTATATTTTTGGACTAACAGCTAACGATGTTTACGGTTATTATCGTCGAAATGATTACTGTGCAAAATCGGTTTATGAAAATAATCCTGAGTTGCAACGAGTAGTCAATGCGTTGATTACCAATATGATTCCCGGTATTACGACGGAAGGTCATGAAATTTATGATTCACTGTTGAAATATAATGACGAGTATTTCGTTTTGGCTGATTACGCTGAATATGTTAAACAACAGGAAAAAATTGCCCAAGATTTTCAAGATACGATGACTTGGCAAAGAAAATCTTTGGCAAACATTGCCGCTTCTGGAACATTTTCGGCCGATTATTCAGTTGCTCGTTATGCTGAAGATATTTGGCAAGTCCCATATAACCGGATTTTAAAATAA
- a CDS encoding glycoside hydrolase family 13 protein: MSIVIEYDSFQSSKKKPFGAVVKGTEITFNIKVHASDDIKEVLLHVARDGHWDAEHDHPMTKKAMTYQTTFTPKCPGLYFYYFEVITEQENCFYGCLDGGFGGEGVLYMKRADVQMYQLTVMNQVEQIPEWYQHGLAYHIFVDRFNNGNPDGHINNPKPNSFIYGQKSDLPMYIRNSQQEVVRWDFYGGNLLGIEKKLPYLKQLGVTVIYLSPIFEAMSNHRYDTGDYFKIDPMLGTLDDFDHLVKAIHDSGMHVILDGVFNHVGVNSRYFNQAGVYDTLGAAQSQDSRYYPWFTFTKYPQEYDSWWGVTDLPTVDKNNVDFQNFIYGNDDSVIDYWTARGVDGWRLDVADELPDEFIMGIRHALDKYPDKILIGEVWEDASHKLAYGKRRHYLEGGMLQAVMNYPLRKLIIRVLTGDLKPSEWWLELMTLKENYPTTVFKYNFNNIGSHDTTRILTKLHGNRDWLQQAFGMLFTLPGVPCVYYGDETGLMGGKDPNNRAFFPWDKLDINLQQFVEQWYHWRAQHQWLDMADFAPFYLDSYGIGYVYWHDDKKLLIVLNTSSNQRQINANDMMLDVVPSDLAVAVKKCLIGMSLEHGDFNVIEDF; the protein is encoded by the coding sequence ATGAGTATTGTAATTGAATATGATTCGTTTCAAAGTTCAAAGAAAAAACCTTTTGGTGCAGTAGTTAAGGGAACGGAAATTACTTTTAATATCAAAGTTCATGCCAGTGATGACATAAAAGAGGTTCTCTTACATGTAGCGCGTGATGGCCATTGGGATGCTGAACATGACCATCCAATGACTAAGAAAGCGATGACTTATCAGACGACATTTACGCCGAAGTGTCCCGGATTATACTTTTATTACTTTGAAGTTATTACTGAGCAAGAGAACTGTTTTTACGGTTGCTTAGATGGGGGCTTCGGTGGTGAAGGTGTCCTGTATATGAAACGAGCCGACGTACAGATGTATCAATTGACGGTCATGAATCAAGTAGAACAAATCCCGGAATGGTATCAACACGGTTTGGCTTATCATATTTTTGTCGACCGTTTCAACAACGGTAATCCGGATGGACACATTAATAATCCGAAACCAAATAGCTTTATTTACGGTCAGAAAAGCGACTTACCAATGTATATTCGGAATAGTCAACAAGAAGTTGTTCGCTGGGATTTTTATGGCGGCAATTTGCTGGGTATCGAAAAAAAGTTGCCTTATTTAAAGCAACTCGGAGTAACGGTGATTTATTTGAGTCCTATTTTTGAGGCCATGAGTAACCATCGTTATGATACAGGTGATTATTTTAAGATTGATCCCATGTTAGGTACTTTGGATGATTTTGATCACTTGGTTAAAGCAATTCATGATTCGGGAATGCATGTCATTTTGGATGGGGTATTCAATCATGTTGGAGTTAATTCACGTTACTTCAACCAAGCTGGTGTCTACGATACATTGGGAGCAGCTCAGTCACAAGATAGCCGTTATTATCCTTGGTTTACTTTTACGAAGTATCCGCAAGAATATGATAGTTGGTGGGGTGTGACTGATTTGCCAACAGTTGATAAAAATAATGTTGATTTCCAAAACTTTATTTATGGAAACGACGATTCAGTGATTGATTATTGGACTGCTCGTGGAGTTGATGGCTGGCGTTTGGATGTGGCCGATGAATTGCCAGATGAATTTATTATGGGCATTCGACACGCGTTGGATAAGTATCCTGATAAAATTTTGATTGGTGAAGTTTGGGAAGATGCTTCTCATAAGCTGGCTTATGGCAAACGACGTCACTATTTGGAAGGTGGCATGTTGCAGGCAGTAATGAATTATCCGTTACGCAAGCTGATAATTCGAGTTTTGACAGGTGATTTGAAACCGTCTGAATGGTGGCTGGAATTGATGACCTTGAAAGAAAACTATCCGACAACTGTTTTTAAATATAATTTCAATAATATAGGTAGCCACGACACAACTCGAATTTTGACCAAGTTGCACGGAAATCGCGATTGGTTGCAACAAGCATTTGGCATGTTATTTACGTTGCCAGGTGTACCTTGTGTTTATTATGGGGATGAAACTGGCTTGATGGGTGGCAAAGATCCGAATAATCGAGCCTTTTTCCCTTGGGATAAATTAGACATTAATTTACAGCAGTTTGTCGAACAATGGTATCACTGGCGTGCGCAACATCAGTGGCTTGATATGGCTGATTTCGCACCATTTTATTTGGATAGTTATGGGATTGGCTATGTCTATTGGCATGACGATAAAAAGTTACTGATTGTTTTGAATACTTCGTCGAATCAACGGCAGATAAATGCTAATGATATGATGTTGGACGTGGTGCCTTCTGACTTGGCAGTGGCGGTTAAGAAATGTTTGATTGGTATGAGTTTGGAACACGGAGATTTTAATGTGATTGAGGATTTTTAG